A stretch of the Elusimicrobiota bacterium genome encodes the following:
- a CDS encoding Fic family protein has product MNLNDFKAGTYIQQYKYKSFSPEKINHTWVWTEPEINTLLEEATRALGELNGLASIVPDIDLFIQMHIIKEANTSSRIEGTKTGIDEDLMRKEEIAPEKRDDWQEVQNYVHAMNYAIDKLKDLPISSRLLQHLHLILLEGVRGEHKSRGEFCRSQNWIGGSSLSDAVFIPPHHEDVPGLMSDFEHFLHNEEIHVPHLIKIALAHYQFETIHPFCDGNGRIGRLLITLYLVSNGLLSKPSLYLSAFFEKNRASYYDALSRVRASNDLIHWVKFFLNAVIVTAKKGKVTFSSIFALKNEIDGRIINLNRKAPKSRRLMNLLYSKPVITVSDVEQYLAISTPTANEYIKTFTKLNILVEMTGKSRYRHFMFQEYLNLFMD; this is encoded by the coding sequence ATGAATCTTAATGATTTTAAAGCCGGGACATACATACAGCAGTACAAATATAAAAGTTTTTCTCCAGAAAAAATTAATCATACATGGGTATGGACTGAACCAGAAATAAATACCTTGCTGGAAGAAGCTACCCGCGCTTTGGGCGAGCTCAACGGACTAGCATCAATAGTTCCTGACATCGATCTGTTTATTCAGATGCACATCATAAAAGAAGCAAACACATCCAGTCGTATTGAAGGTACAAAAACCGGTATTGATGAAGATTTGATGCGCAAAGAAGAAATTGCACCTGAAAAAAGAGATGACTGGCAGGAAGTACAAAACTATGTTCATGCAATGAATTATGCTATTGATAAACTAAAAGATTTGCCTATATCATCTCGTTTGCTCCAGCATTTGCATCTCATCTTGCTTGAAGGGGTTAGAGGAGAACATAAATCACGCGGCGAGTTTTGTCGAAGCCAGAACTGGATCGGAGGATCAAGTTTATCAGATGCGGTGTTTATTCCTCCGCATCATGAGGATGTACCGGGACTGATGTCTGACTTTGAGCATTTTCTCCACAATGAAGAAATTCATGTGCCACACCTTATAAAAATAGCTCTTGCACACTATCAGTTTGAGACCATCCATCCTTTTTGTGACGGAAACGGAAGAATCGGCAGGTTGTTAATAACGTTGTATCTGGTTAGTAATGGACTGCTGAGTAAACCGTCATTATATTTATCGGCTTTTTTTGAGAAGAATCGGGCATCCTATTATGACGCTCTGTCTCGAGTGCGAGCTTCAAATGACCTCATTCACTGGGTTAAATTTTTTCTAAATGCGGTGATAGTTACGGCGAAAAAAGGGAAAGTTACGTTCAGCAGCATCTTTGCGTTAAAAAATGAGATCGACGGCAGAATAATTAACCTGAACAGGAAAGCTCCAAAATCAAGAAGATTGATGAATCTGCTGTATAGTAAACCGGTCATAACAGTTTCTGATGTTGAACAATATTTGGCTATTTCTACGCCAACAGCTAATGAGTATATTAAGACGTTTACAAAGTTGAATATCTTAGTAGAAATGACCGGAAAAAGCAGGTACAGGCATTTTATGTTTCAGGAATATTTGAATTTATTTATGGATTAA